A section of the Acropora muricata isolate sample 2 chromosome 4, ASM3666990v1, whole genome shotgun sequence genome encodes:
- the LOC136913157 gene encoding GDP-L-fucose synthase-like, which yields MGESKVILVTGGSGLVGLAFQEVVATEEKRPDETWIFLSSKDGDLCDAEETKAIFDKHKPTHVIHLAALVGGLFKNLKYNLDFWRMNTKINDNVLHSCHLSKVKKCVSCLSTCIFPDKTTYPIDETMVHNGPPHSSNFGYAYSKRMIDVQNKAYHQQYPDGCLFTSVVPTNVYGKHDNFNLEDSHVLPGLIHKVYLAEKEGKPLVVWGTGSPRRQFIYSKDLARLMIWVMREYNEADPIILSVGEDDELSIKEAAELVVEGMGFTGKLEYDTSKSDGQFKKTASNAKLMKYRPDFKFTDPKIAIKETCQWFLANYETCRK from the exons ATGGGGGAAAGCAAAGTCATTCTGGTAACTGGTGGAAGTGGGCTTGTTGGACTAGCTTTTCAAGAAGTTGTGGCCACAGAAGAAAAGAGACCTGATGAAACTTGGATATTTCTTTCATCTAAAGATGGTGATCTCTG TGATGCTGAAGAAACAAAAGCTATCTTTGACAAGCACAAGCCAACGCATGTCATTCATTTGGCTGCTCTTGTTGGTGGACTTTTCAAGAACCTCAAATACAATCTTGATTTTTGG AGGATGAATACCAAGATTAATGACAATGTGCTACACAGTTGCCACCTTAGCAAG GTGAAAAAGTGTGTTTCGTGTCTTTCAACCTGCATTTTTCCTGACAAGACTACGTATCCTATAGATGAAACAATGGTTCATAATGGCCCTCCTCATAGTTCTAACTTTGGCTATGCTTATTCCAAACGCATGATCGATGTTCAAAACAA GGCATACCATCAACAATATCCCGACGGGTGCCTGTTCACAAGTGTGGTGCCTACAAATGTTTATGGAAAGCACGATAACTTCAATCTGGAAGATTCCCATGTGCTCCCTGGATTGATCCACAAGGTCTACTTGGCTGAAA AGGAAGGCAAGCCTCTAGTGGTATGGGGAACTGGTTCACCCCGAAGgcaatttatttattcaaaG GATCTGGCCCGGCTGATGATCTGGGTGATGAGAGAGTACAATGAGGCTGATCCAATCATTTTATCAG TTGGTGAGGATGATGAGCTGTCAATCAAGGAGGCAGCTGAATTAGTTGTGGAGGGAATGGGCTTCACTGGAAAGCTGGAA TACGACACCAGCAAGTCCGATGGTCAGTTCAAAAAGACAGCAAGCAATGCGAAGCTTATGAAGTACAGACCAGATTTCAAGTTCACGGATCCCAAAATAG cTATCAAGGAGACTTGTCAGTGGTTCTTGGCAAACTACGAGACTTGCCGAAAATGA
- the LOC136913159 gene encoding toll-interacting protein-like isoform X3: MTGDLPEDFLRISPAMNQAVPAGQMPVQYFQPTAFMQPYQQPASGRLSITVQQAKLAKNYGVTRMDPYCRIRVGNHVFESTTAYNGSKNPRWNKLMSIPVPEGVKEIYVEIFDERAFSMDERIAWGLIPIKEEVFDGETLDDWYSLSGKQGDEKEGMINLVLAYRKVPAPPPAAMVYPNMPVMMVPQPVVPGAQVVYPGSYGPCQPVPIAQPPPQQQRRPNQHDIAGLKDMFPNMDESVIRSVLEASGGDVNAATTHLLSMTDS; this comes from the exons ATGACAGGTGATTTGCCTGAGGACTTTTTGCGAATATCACCAGCGATGAATCAAGCTGTTCCTGCAGGCCAAATGCCTGTTCAATATTTTCAACCAACTGCATTCATGCAACCTTATCAGCAGCCAGCATCTGGGCGACTAAGCATCACAGTACAACAG GCAAAACTTGCAAAGAATTATGGTGTTACACGTATGGATCCTTACTGCCGTATCAGAGTTGGAAACCATGTCTTTGAAAGTACAACAGCCTATAATGGTTCAAAGAATCCTCGCTGGAATAAGCTGATGTCAAT ACCTGTACCAGAAGGTGTGAAAGAAATATATGTGGAAATATTTGATGAG CGAGCCTTTTCAATGGATGAGCGCATTGCTTGGGGCCTTATTCCAATCAAGGAAGAGGTGTTCGACGGAGAAACCCTTGATGATTGGTATTCACTGAGTGGCAAGCAAGGAGATGAAAAAGAGGGAATGATCAACTTGGTTTTAGCTTATAGG aaaGTGCCTGCCCCACCTCCTGCTGCTATGGTGTACCCCAATATGCCAGTAATGATGGTACCCCAGCCAGTTGTCCCAGGAGCTCAAGTTGTTTATCCTGGAAGTTATGGACCTTGCCAGCCGGTCCCAATTGCTCAACCACCGCCACAACAGCAAAGGAGACCTAACCAACATGACATTGCAGGCTTAAAAGATATGTTTCCAAACATGGATGAGAGTGTCATCCGTTCGGTTCTCGAGGCCAGTGGTGGAGATGTCAATGCTGCAACAACTCATTTACTGAGTATGACAGACTCTTGA
- the LOC136913159 gene encoding toll-interacting protein B-like isoform X1: MMRTRTSRGNVMTGDLPEDFLRISPAMNQAVPAGQMPVQYFQPTAFMQPYQQPASGRLSITVQQAKLAKNYGVTRMDPYCRIRVGNHVFESTTAYNGSKNPRWNKLMSIPVPEGVKEIYVEIFDERAFSMDERIAWGLIPIKEEVFDGETLDDWYSLSGKQGDEKEGMINLVLAYRKVPAPPPAAMVYPNMPVMMVPQPVVPGAQVVYPGSYGPCQPVPIAQPPPQQQRRPNQHDIAGLKDMFPNMDESVIRSVLEASGGDVNAATTHLLSMTDS, from the exons ATGATGA GGACAAGAACTTCCCGAGGAAATGTTATGACAGGTGATTTGCCTGAGGACTTTTTGCGAATATCACCAGCGATGAATCAAGCTGTTCCTGCAGGCCAAATGCCTGTTCAATATTTTCAACCAACTGCATTCATGCAACCTTATCAGCAGCCAGCATCTGGGCGACTAAGCATCACAGTACAACAG GCAAAACTTGCAAAGAATTATGGTGTTACACGTATGGATCCTTACTGCCGTATCAGAGTTGGAAACCATGTCTTTGAAAGTACAACAGCCTATAATGGTTCAAAGAATCCTCGCTGGAATAAGCTGATGTCAAT ACCTGTACCAGAAGGTGTGAAAGAAATATATGTGGAAATATTTGATGAG CGAGCCTTTTCAATGGATGAGCGCATTGCTTGGGGCCTTATTCCAATCAAGGAAGAGGTGTTCGACGGAGAAACCCTTGATGATTGGTATTCACTGAGTGGCAAGCAAGGAGATGAAAAAGAGGGAATGATCAACTTGGTTTTAGCTTATAGG aaaGTGCCTGCCCCACCTCCTGCTGCTATGGTGTACCCCAATATGCCAGTAATGATGGTACCCCAGCCAGTTGTCCCAGGAGCTCAAGTTGTTTATCCTGGAAGTTATGGACCTTGCCAGCCGGTCCCAATTGCTCAACCACCGCCACAACAGCAAAGGAGACCTAACCAACATGACATTGCAGGCTTAAAAGATATGTTTCCAAACATGGATGAGAGTGTCATCCGTTCGGTTCTCGAGGCCAGTGGTGGAGATGTCAATGCTGCAACAACTCATTTACTGAGTATGACAGACTCTTGA
- the LOC136913159 gene encoding toll-interacting protein B-like isoform X2, whose protein sequence is MAAESGTRTSRGNVMTGDLPEDFLRISPAMNQAVPAGQMPVQYFQPTAFMQPYQQPASGRLSITVQQAKLAKNYGVTRMDPYCRIRVGNHVFESTTAYNGSKNPRWNKLMSIPVPEGVKEIYVEIFDERAFSMDERIAWGLIPIKEEVFDGETLDDWYSLSGKQGDEKEGMINLVLAYRKVPAPPPAAMVYPNMPVMMVPQPVVPGAQVVYPGSYGPCQPVPIAQPPPQQQRRPNQHDIAGLKDMFPNMDESVIRSVLEASGGDVNAATTHLLSMTDS, encoded by the exons atggcggctgaaTCAG GGACAAGAACTTCCCGAGGAAATGTTATGACAGGTGATTTGCCTGAGGACTTTTTGCGAATATCACCAGCGATGAATCAAGCTGTTCCTGCAGGCCAAATGCCTGTTCAATATTTTCAACCAACTGCATTCATGCAACCTTATCAGCAGCCAGCATCTGGGCGACTAAGCATCACAGTACAACAG GCAAAACTTGCAAAGAATTATGGTGTTACACGTATGGATCCTTACTGCCGTATCAGAGTTGGAAACCATGTCTTTGAAAGTACAACAGCCTATAATGGTTCAAAGAATCCTCGCTGGAATAAGCTGATGTCAAT ACCTGTACCAGAAGGTGTGAAAGAAATATATGTGGAAATATTTGATGAG CGAGCCTTTTCAATGGATGAGCGCATTGCTTGGGGCCTTATTCCAATCAAGGAAGAGGTGTTCGACGGAGAAACCCTTGATGATTGGTATTCACTGAGTGGCAAGCAAGGAGATGAAAAAGAGGGAATGATCAACTTGGTTTTAGCTTATAGG aaaGTGCCTGCCCCACCTCCTGCTGCTATGGTGTACCCCAATATGCCAGTAATGATGGTACCCCAGCCAGTTGTCCCAGGAGCTCAAGTTGTTTATCCTGGAAGTTATGGACCTTGCCAGCCGGTCCCAATTGCTCAACCACCGCCACAACAGCAAAGGAGACCTAACCAACATGACATTGCAGGCTTAAAAGATATGTTTCCAAACATGGATGAGAGTGTCATCCGTTCGGTTCTCGAGGCCAGTGGTGGAGATGTCAATGCTGCAACAACTCATTTACTGAGTATGACAGACTCTTGA